The genomic window TTACCGGAGATAAAGTCTTGGGTAGATTCTGGTGCTTATAACAAGATTTATGAAGGCAATTATCCTCATCAAAAACCAGAAGATGATGATCTATGGAAGATATGGCAGAAAGCTGGTGATAGTTATAAAGCTGATATGAATAAAAGCAATGATCCCCTTGTAAAAGGTCTTAATGAAGTAAGTAAAATGTTTGAGAAGCTGGGTAAAAACGGATCAGACCTATTATCAGGAATTTTCAACAACGGAAACGATGACTAGACAGACTCAGATCATTCGTAACAAGATTAAAAGATATATTGAAAACTATTTTGAAGAATCGGGTTTTATAAGTGTAGAAACCCCTTCTATGGCCAAAGGAATTATCCCTGAAAGTCATATTGACAACTTTGTTACTTATTTAGAATCACCATACAGAGAAGCAGAACCTCTTTTTTTGTTACCCAGTCCGGAATTGTATCTCAAACAACTAACGGCCCGGGGATGGGGATCTGTATATGAGTTTGCGAAATCCTACCGCAATAAAGAATCTATCAGTCACCATCATTCCCCAGAATTCACCATGCTCGAGTGGTATAGAGATAAGGCTAATTATCTGGATAATATCCAAACTACTAATGAGATCATTTATACATTAGGTCAAGAATATAAAGCCCCCTGGGCCAATAATGAACCTGAAGTCTTAAACATGAGAGATATATTCAAACAATATACCCAGGTTGATTTGGATCTTAAACCTGATAGAGAACTATTAAATAAAGCTTGTATACAATTTGATCTTACGACAGGTGATACCTGGGAAGAAAGTTTCCATAGTTTGTTCTTGAGCCTGGTAGAAGATAATATACCAAAAGATAGAATGGTATATATTAAAGATTATCCAATTCAAATTCCTACCTTGGCAAAACCTTTAGCCCATAAGCCCTACTACGAACGATGGGAACTTTATATCAATGGTATCGAAATTGGTAACTGTTACACAGAAGAGTATAACAAGGAACTACTGGAAGATTACTATGAAAAAGAAACAAAGTCCAAACTATCCCGTGATGAACGTATTCGTATTGACTCTGATTTTATAAATAAGATAAGCAATGAACAACACGCTAATAGTGGTGTAGCAGTAGGTTTTGACAGATTAATTATGGTATTATTAGATATCGAAAAAATACAAGGGGTGATTAATTTTCCTCTATCTGATATAATCTTGTGAAATTTTGACCTTAAGGAAGATCAATGGCAATCATTAAAGCAGGCCAAATTGAAAAAGGTATGTTTTTATTCTATAAGAATGAACCTTATTTCGTGGCAGAAAGAGAATTTGTTAACCCAGGAAAGGGATCTGCCTTCTCTAGACTAAAACTTAAGAATGTAAGAACTGGTTCTGTACTTAAAGAAGTTAGAAAGACTCAGGATCAAGTAGAAGAAATCGATGTAGTTGATAAGGATGCTCAATTCCTTTATAGCGATGGGGAAACTTATAACTTCATGGATTCTGAAACATACGAGCAATTTGGTGTACCTGTTAAAGGGTTTGAAGACCAAGGGTACTTTATGATGGAAGGCGAAACTTTCCGCTTAGTTGTTTGGAACGAAGAAGTTCTTGATATAAAACTCCCCCCAAAAATGGTATTCGTCGTTACTGAAGCCGAAGAAGCCGTAAAAGGTGATACTGTCCAAGGAACGACCAAAAACTGTACAATCGAAACAGGTCTACAAGTCAAAGTACCTATTTTCATCAAGCAAGGTGAAAAGATCATGGTAAACACGGAAACTAAGGAATATGTAGAAAGGGTTAACAAATAAGGATGTTTGATCCTCATAAAGTTAACAAAGAGGTTTCCTTTAAATTCTATGGGGAAGACCTTAAATTCAGTCTTTCCCATGGATTGTTTAGCAGTTTTGACATAGATGCTGGTTCAAAGTTTTTTCTAAAAGCCCTGGCTCAAAAAATAGATTGGTCTCAAATAACTTCTGTATATGACATTGGCTGTGGAGTCGGGACTCTCGGTTTATGTCTGAAAAAGAAGTTTCCCAGGTTACAGGTTTTTGTACAGGATAGAGACGCTTTGGCAGTAGAGTTCACCCTTCATAATGCCAAAAAAAACAAAATCGATGTACAAGCTTCTACTGGATTAGCCCTTATAGATAGTCCTGAGGATAAGTATGATTTAATATTATCTAACATTCCAGCTAAAGCTGGAGAACCGGTCATTAAGGATTTTATAAATAATTCTAACCGTTTACTTAATGATAAAGGTTATATAGCCTTTGTTATTGTTAACACTTTAGCAGATATGGTCATACAGGATATTCAAGACAGTGGTTATACTATCTGTCACAAAGAAGCAACAAAACAGCATACAGTAGTCATCTACCAGGCACCTCAAGAATCTGCTCCCTATCAAAGTGATATTAGCCTCTATATTAGACATAAGGGACGATTTCAGATTCAAAAGACTGATTACACACTTAGCACTGTTTACAATATTCCCGCCTTTGATAACCTATCCTTCGAAATGAACCTGGCAGGAAAACTCCTTCGAAAACAGAATTGGGGAGGTAGTTGTCTATTTTATAATCCCGGCCAAGGACACTTATCCCAGTATTTGTCTGAGAAAAAAGGTTCTAATATCAAAGAGTATATATTTGCCAGCCGTGATGTACTGAGCTTGCGTATAGCTTCCTATAATTTGGTAGATAAACCTCAAAAAGAATATCCAGTAGCAGATTGGCTAAATTTATCCTTGATTATTCCCCCCAATACTATTGATAATGGGATAATAACTCTTGATCCCATAACGAAAACGAATTGGGTAGAAGAGTTTTGGGAATATGGGCTTCCCCTTTTTAAGCAGGAATCACATATCTTAATTATTGGAAAAAGTGCGGATATCACGTCCCTACTCAAAAACAAGAAGAATGTTGTAACTCTGGATTCTCTAAAAGATAAGGGGAAAAGAGTTGTAATGTTAAAGAAGAATTAGTATAAATAGATAGATATTTATTTATTAGTTTTATTATAAACATAAGGGTACTAATATGAGAGTAACTACAAAAGGACGATATGCTCTTCGTGCTGTTGTTAATTTAGCTGTTAACTATAAAGACAAACCTATCAGCATAAGAACTATCGCAGAAGAAGAAAAACTTTCTCCAGAATTCCTGGAACAAATCTTTTTTAGACTAAAGAAGTCCGGAATTATTTCTTCAGTAAGAGGACCTGGTGGTGGTTTCAAAATGGATAGAGACAAGAGTGAAATATCCATTAAAGATGTTTTTGATGCTGTTGGTGAAGGCCTGGATTTAACTCCATGCGTTGCTTGTCAGGAAAAAAATATGTCTACCTGTGAAAACAGTGATGATTGTCTTACCTATGATATCTGGGCCAATGCTACAGATCAGATTACTTCTTATTTTGCGAATATCAGCATTGAAGATATTCTAGTAAAACAAAAAGACAAGATCATTAAGGCTTTATCAACTGGAGACGATTTCGAAATCAAGTAGGCTCTTTGAAATGGACGTCCATTTGTGGAAATGGAATACTGATAGAATTTTTATTGAGAGCATCATATATATTTAGAAGTGTCCAACTTCGAGTTCTGACTTTATTCTTTATATTTCCAATTTTAATCCATACTTCTAAATCGATTCCAGAACTCCCAAGGGATTTGACATAAACCTTGGGAGTTTCGTTATAGGCTTTGTAAGGACAGTTGTTCATCAACTCTTCCACCACTTCAATAGTCTGCTCAAGATTGCTTCCGTAAGCTACCTGAAAGTCAATTTTAAGAATAATAGACCTATCGTTATAACTGTAATTATGAATTACATCATTAACAATATGAGAATTGGGAATGATAATGGATTCGTTAGTTAACGTGGTGACATTGGTATAAAGAAGCTTGATATGATCAACAATCCCTTCTGAATCCCCTACAAAGATATGATCCCCTT from Spirochaeta cellobiosiphila DSM 17781 includes these protein-coding regions:
- a CDS encoding amino acid--tRNA ligase-related protein — encoded protein: MTRQTQIIRNKIKRYIENYFEESGFISVETPSMAKGIIPESHIDNFVTYLESPYREAEPLFLLPSPELYLKQLTARGWGSVYEFAKSYRNKESISHHHSPEFTMLEWYRDKANYLDNIQTTNEIIYTLGQEYKAPWANNEPEVLNMRDIFKQYTQVDLDLKPDRELLNKACIQFDLTTGDTWEESFHSLFLSLVEDNIPKDRMVYIKDYPIQIPTLAKPLAHKPYYERWELYINGIEIGNCYTEEYNKELLEDYYEKETKSKLSRDERIRIDSDFINKISNEQHANSGVAVGFDRLIMVLLDIEKIQGVINFPLSDIIL
- the efp gene encoding elongation factor P codes for the protein MIKAGQIEKGMFLFYKNEPYFVAEREFVNPGKGSAFSRLKLKNVRTGSVLKEVRKTQDQVEEIDVVDKDAQFLYSDGETYNFMDSETYEQFGVPVKGFEDQGYFMMEGETFRLVVWNEEVLDIKLPPKMVFVVTEAEEAVKGDTVQGTTKNCTIETGLQVKVPIFIKQGEKIMVNTETKEYVERVNK
- a CDS encoding methyltransferase, coding for MFDPHKVNKEVSFKFYGEDLKFSLSHGLFSSFDIDAGSKFFLKALAQKIDWSQITSVYDIGCGVGTLGLCLKKKFPRLQVFVQDRDALAVEFTLHNAKKNKIDVQASTGLALIDSPEDKYDLILSNIPAKAGEPVIKDFINNSNRLLNDKGYIAFVIVNTLADMVIQDIQDSGYTICHKEATKQHTVVIYQAPQESAPYQSDISLYIRHKGRFQIQKTDYTLSTVYNIPAFDNLSFEMNLAGKLLRKQNWGGSCLFYNPGQGHLSQYLSEKKGSNIKEYIFASRDVLSLRIASYNLVDKPQKEYPVADWLNLSLIIPPNTIDNGIITLDPITKTNWVEEFWEYGLPLFKQESHILIIGKSADITSLLKNKKNVVTLDSLKDKGKRVVMLKKN
- a CDS encoding RrF2 family transcriptional regulator — encoded protein: MRVTTKGRYALRAVVNLAVNYKDKPISIRTIAEEEKLSPEFLEQIFFRLKKSGIISSVRGPGGGFKMDRDKSEISIKDVFDAVGEGLDLTPCVACQEKNMSTCENSDDCLTYDIWANATDQITSYFANISIEDILVKQKDKIIKALSTGDDFEIK